One Brassica napus cultivar Da-Ae chromosome C4, Da-Ae, whole genome shotgun sequence genomic region harbors:
- the LOC106415125 gene encoding separase-like isoform X1, translating to MTSHGSSMDWLRLIITVSNRGGFKAVSENAAWDKVGQESGLGLGAKLIYVKYLAALARWLNSDSSPGLPGTSKDLIARLRDFVSQAKSNYELRKVGAEFKWLLEKVDKDHSSPGKMKRECSVETLKWLSEAAKDPCDTSNASLPDRSKWDSYGSEEPWKQLLLFRASRTNTTDSACEKTWQKIQKMHPSLYRDSAGPSYNLRERLSSQFNERKAGKDESCGLLCSEFQAQVPDWSLIASESDSKWFDTLMPPLNKEQNNNNRLTERDPIGNGDSNKMLTMLVSAMGECALSILREPAVPQHFLDGDSLHDFCISALKIISCLVEDVIASPWISPPELIHLCASFPETGDNIKHSKKVSIAFELCIRTVWNCVRLICLKFESNSSEDFVSEKAVTDFVSEACRKSAYYLDVLEQYGELKIEELVFFILETWSLAKKLIASLPDLTPIIQQWVKIQHKRHKSPDLADSCTLFHSLLLSSQKISKIVTGNILEQEILAYEEFVPVCSKLCRANQIKIADILLKDVIITKDLFLERARVLTWKARIARAEQERVEKECVKQEGAKQEPVEQEPVKQARVEKELFEQDCVRHLSEGISNLESISNEGHETCFQLTIIYFLRALYFQETKPESKQIFEDINKSLNLCVWIQSGETMPLENVIPLLFNVIDLVSIKGWIELHQRIYDLMFRIFKGRNVRLKDALAMLWDCRRLSHALCPSPIDDAVITGLSCYFDEISESTDFWKSCLQFSKAKSIGFELSIHESDITIVEIKRTASKLDTTSKPVSSDPLPCFSSFVAASLYYDLCERELSCGNLYKALSYATEAQRIRNFLLRKWFRFSGKTTQTVEIMTFDFKKFEVSSLRDTDSWPCGTFLWDISRCYLSPWILLQCCLESVLQLGGIWELMGERDRAGNLLSWGKTVSSIQSLQPFVLAFSLALGNLYNKMQCRDLAEKELQNAKKLLTDSQKNFPCRNCKLMLEVTLDKQFGDLSQRQSESLYSAALQKICCPAWKGCINQTAEVEKPRDSKMRRGGGALIVHACEMKEQPIIRLTRSMSRSLEERPQNFPAKKCRFIDESDICDAKGLMRDTKNRICVCINRISQQHLSNEVTRSGLPNNFISLKWQFYQRRLACTVLVSLGKCLAKSGKVHQAHGAILHSIAALYNSTVSILSSPSSRSPLLDFIGKEIKGDVFGLDRARILYNLCKLSLQTYHSRSVLCDLSHIPYQTLVSLLTLAFVLSREDPILCRKISRLLAVLYLVSSIGSEFSLPCDGELSLSHWVTYYHQASLGANSNYHFLSKFMKSGRNSDKEASEEFDFLRLAPKSTDGLVKFAKNFFNGLPETTAICISVLGGTLSKLLQELLKSPQVCGWLLLSRLSSKSQQPLAVLLPIYSSLGEAGGIEKMDKRWDSPWGSTVVDVVAPAFRLILKEYNFTGSQVPMEDEKLRWKEIDELELRLNKLLRNLEDTWLGPWRHLLLGESSNSKSHESTQKKLVEELRAKCNMEVNETLLKVFLGNDTAKDGDSWISQLCSKNGCCIGGHPSDHIDEENGSSISDDLRSRYRLALQLIRDSGIKLEDYNEKREPIILVLDHEIQMLPWENIPTLRRQEVYRMPSVGSISAVLKKSCYREDPSPFLVIDPRDSCYLLDPKYNCKTLQTVLEGLSEIKEIKVEAGLEPPAPSAQELNDALGNRDLFLYHGHGSGDQYIPMRKVENMNKCSAAFLMGCCSGLPYRGGRYVPKSVPISFLLAGSPVIVATLWDVPQDISQFVKAMLESFWRERSDDVKPERIGSLMADARYACAQQFLTGAAIVCYGVPTAITTKRKKKKYLKPMFEICFDILGGHSKY from the exons ATGACTAGCCACGGGAGTTCCATGGATTGGCTCAGACTTATCATCACCGTTAGTAATAGAGGCGGGTTTAAAGCCGTTTCTGAGAATGCTGCATGGGATAAAGTTGGTCAGGAGTCTGGATTAGGGCTTGGTGCGAAATTGATCTATGTCAAGTATCTCGCCGCACTTGCTCGATGGTTGAACAGTGATTCTAGCCCGGGGTTGCCTGGAACCTCAAAGGATCTGATTGCTAGGCTTAGAGACTTTGTATCTCAAGCCAAGAGCAACTATGAGTTGAGGAAAGTAGGAGCAGAGTTCAAGTGGTTGCTTGAGAAAGTTGACAAGGATCACTCTTCGCCTGGGAAGATGAAACGGGAATGTTCTGTAGAGACTTTAAAATGGTTAAGCGAGGCTGCTAAGGATCCATGTGACACATCTAATGCTTCTTTGCCGGATAGATCAAAGTGGGATTCTTATGGAAGTGAAGAGCCTTGGAAACAGCTTCTTCTGTTTAGGGCCTCAAGAACAAACACTACTGATTCGGCTTGTGAAAAGACTTGGCAG AAAATCCAGAAGATGCATCCATCTTTGTATCGGGATAGTGCTGGGCCTAGTTACAATCTAAGAGAGAGACTCAGTAGTCAGTTTAACGAGAGGAAAGCTGGGAAGGATGAATCATGTGGTCTACTTTGTTCAGAGTTTCAAGCTCAAGTACCTGACTGGTCTCTCATCGCCTCTGAAAGCGATTCAAAGTGGTTCGACACTCTGATGCCGCCACTtaacaaagaacaaaacaataataatcGTCTTACTGAAAGAGATCCTATTGGAAATGGTGACAGCAATAAAATGCTCACAATGCTGGTCTCAGCTATGGGAGAGTGTGCACTCTCGATCCTTAGAGAACCAGCAGTGCCGCAGCATTTTCTCGATGGGGATTCACTGCATGACTTCTGCATCTCTGCACTGAAG ATCATTTCCTGCCTAGTTGAGGATGTAATTGCTAGTCCGTGGATTTCACCTCCAGAGCTCATACATCTATGTGCTTCATTTCCTGAAACTGGTGACAATATAAAGCATTCTAAAAAG GTTTCCATAGCGTTCGAGTTATGTATTAGAACCGTGTGGAATTGTGTTAGACTCATCTGTCTGAAATTTGAGTCTAACTCATCTGAGGATTTTGTGTCCGAAAAAGCAGTTACTGATTTTGTGAGCGAGGCATGTCGCAAATCTGCATACTATCTGGATGTTCTCGAGCAATATGGAGAGTTAAAAATTGAGgagcttgttttttttattctagaAACTTGGTCTTTAGCTAAAAAACTCATCGCAAGTTTACCAGACCTTACACCAATAATACAACAGTGGGTTAAG ATACAACACAAGCGTCATAAGAGTCCTGATCTGGCTGACTCATGTACACTCTTTCACTCCTTGCTGCTATCTTCTCAGAAGATTTCGAAAATAGTGACTGGAAATATCTTGGAGCAG GAGATTCTTGCTTATGAGGAGTTCGTTCCTGTGTGCTCAAAATTATGTCGCGCAAATCAGATAAAAATTGCTGATATCCTTTTGAAAGATGTTATCATCACAAAAGATCTATTCTTGGAGAGAGCAAGAGTTTTAACATGGAAAGCAAGGATTGCTAGAGCTGAACAAGAGCGTGTTGAAAAAGAGTGTGTTAAACAAGAGGGTGCTAAACAAGAGCCTGTTGAACAAGAGCCTGTTAAACAAGCACGTGTTGAAAAAGAGCTTTTTGAACAAGATTGTGTTCGTCATTTATCAGAAGGAATATCTAATTTG GAAAGCATATCTAATGAGGGCCATGAGACTTGTTTCCAACtaactattatatatttcttaagAGCGTTATACTTCCAAGAAACTAAACCAGAGTCCAAG CAAATTTTCGAAGACATTAACAAATCATTGAATCTATGTGTATGGATTCAGTCTGGTGAGACTATGCCCCTGGAAAACGTGATTCCTCTACTGTTCAATGTAATTGATTTGGTCTCAATAAag GGTTGGATAGAGCTCCATCAACGGATATACGACTTGATGTTTAGAATATTTAAAGGGAGAAATGTCAGATTGAAGGATGCTTTGGCAATGTTGTGGGATTGTAGACGGCTAAGTCATGCGTTATGTCCTTCTCCAATAGATGATGCTGTCATCACGGGATTATCATGCTACTTTGATGAAATATCAGAGTCAACAGATTTCTGGAAAAGTTGCTTGCAGTTTTCAAAAGCAAAATCAATTGGGTTCGAGCTGAGCATACATGAGTCAGACATCACAATAGTTGAGATTAAACGCACAGCTTCCAAACTAGACACAACTTCCAAACCAGTCTCAAGT GATCCACTTCCCTGTTTCTCGTCTTTTGTTGCTGCATCTCTATATTATGATCTCTGTGAAAGAGAATTGTCATGTGGTAATTTATACAAG GCTCTCTCTTATGCTACGGAAGCACAAAGGATTCGAAATTTTCTTCTAAGAAAATGGTTTAGATTTAGTGGGAAAACTACACAGACAGTAGAAATAATGACTTTCGACTTTAAGAAGTTTGAAGTTTCAAGTCTTAGAGATACCGATTCATGGCCATGTGGAACTTTTCTCTGGGATATTAGCCGCTGCTACTTAAGCCCTTGGATTTTGCTCCAATGTTGTTTGGAAAGTGTTCTTCAg CTTGGTGGTATTTGGGAGCTTATGGGGGAAAGAGATAGGGCTGGAAACTTGCTATCTTGGGGAAAAACTGTTTCATCTATTCAGAGCCTACAACCTTTTGTCCTTGCATTTTCTCTTGCTTTGG GGAATCTCTACAATAAAATGCAGTGTAGGGATCTAGCAGAAAAGGAGCTCCAGAATGCGAAAAAGCTGCTAACAGATAGTCAAAAAAATTTTCCTTGCCGAAACTGCAAGCTGATGTTAGAGGTTACGTTGGATAAGCAATTTGGAGACTTGTCTCAAAGACAATCTGAGAGTCTGTATAGTGCAGCCTTACAAAAAATATGCTGCCCAGCTTGGAAAGGATGCATTAATCAAACAGCCGAGGTAGAGAAACCAAGAGACTCGAAAATGAGGCGTGGAGGAGGTGCTCTAATTGTGCATGCTTGCGAGATGAAGGAGCAGCCTATTATAAGGTTGACTCGCTCAATGAGTCGATCACTTGAAGAACGACCTCAAAACTTTCCTGCTAAGAAGTGTAGATTCATTGATGAATCTGATATCTGTGATGCAAAGGGGTTGATGCGGGACACTAAAAACAGAATCTGCGTTTGCATCAATAGAATAAGCCAGCAGCACCTCTCTAACGAAGTTACAAGATCTGGATTGCCGAATAACTTTATAAGTTTGAAATGGCAATTTTACCAAAGGAGGCTTGCGTGCACGGTTCTTGTCAGCCTTG GAAAATGTTTGGCTAAATCTGGAAAGGTTCATCAAGCACATGGGGCAATTTTGCATAGCATCGCTGCTTTGTATAACAGTACCGTATCCATCCTCAGCTCACCTTCTTCTCGCAGTCCATTGCTGGATTTTATTGGGAAGGAAATCAAAGGAGATGTATTTGGTCTTGATCGTGCAAGAATATTATACAACTTGTGCAAGTTGAGTCTTCAAACTTACCACTCCAG GTCTGTTTTATGTGATTTATCACATATTCCATATCAGACGCTGGTTTCATTGTTAACGTTGGCATTTGTACTTAGCAGAGAGGATCCGATACTCTGTCGAAAG ATTTCAAGGTTGCTTGCTGTGTTATACTTGGTCTCTTCTATAGGGTCTGAGTTCTCACTCCCCTGTGACGGGGAGCTTTCTTTAAGTCATTGGGTTACATATTATCATCAAGCCTCTCTTGGTGCTAATAGCAACTACCACTTCTTGTCAAAATTTATGAAATCAGGACGCAACTCAGATAAAGAG GCTTCTGAAGAATTCGACTTTCTCAG GCTTGCTCCCAAAAGCACCGACGGTCTTGTTAAGTTTGCAAAAAACTTTTTCAATGGTCTACCAGAAACGACAGCCATCTGCATTAGCGTGCTTGGAGGCACACTGAGTAAATTGTTGCAGGAGTTATTGAAAAGCCCCCAAGTTTGTGGGTGGCTGCTCTTGTCACGGTTGAGCTCAAAGAGTCAGCAGCCTTTAGCTGTACTTCTGCCAATTTATTCTTCACTTGGAGAAG CAGGTGGGATTGAAAAGATGGATAAAAGATGGGATTCTCCATGGGGTTCCACAGTGGTGGATGTTGTCGCTCCAGCATTTCGATTAATATTGAAGGAGTACAACTTTACTGGTTCTCAGGTTCCTATGGAAGATGAAAAATTGAGGTGGAAGGAGATAGACGAACTTGAACTTCGTCTTAATAAATTGCTAAG AAACCTTGAAGACACCTGGTTGGGTCCCTGGAGGCATCTGCTTTTGGGAGAGTCTTCAAATAGTAAATCGCATGAGTCCACGCAAAAGAAGCTGGTTGAAGAGCTAAGGGCCAAATGTAATATGGAAGTAAATGAGACACTTCTAAAGGTTTTCCTTGGAAATGACACAGCCAAGGACGGCGACTCATGGATATCTCAGCTTTGTTCAAAGAATGGTTGCTGCATAGGAGGTCATCCAAGTGACCATATTGATGAAGAAAATGGAAGCAGTATATCTGATGACCTTCGAAGTAGGTACCGGCTAGCCTTACAACTGATACGGGACTCAGGGATCAAGCTAGAGGATTATAATGAGAAGAGAGAACCGATAATACTTGTGTTGGATCATGAGATTCAG ATGCTTCCATGGGAGAACATTCCAACATTGAGAAGACAAGAAGTATACCGTATGCCTTCTGTGGGTAGTATATCAGCAGTGCTTAAGAAAAGCTGTTACCGAGAAGATCCTTCTCCCTTCCTTGTGATCGATCCTCGAGATTCTTGTTATCTATTAGATCCGAAATATAATTGCAAAACATTGCAAACCGTGCTTGAAGGATTGTCCGAGATTAAGGAAATCAAG GTAGAAGCTGGATTAGAGCCACCTGCTCCTTCTGCTCAGGAGCTAAATGATGCGTTGGGAAATCGTGATCTTTTCCTATATCATGGGCATGGTTCTG GAGATCAATATATTCCCATGCGGAAAGTAGAGAATATGAACAAATGTTCTGCAGCTTTTCTTATGGGATGCTGCAGCGGTTTGCCATATAGAGGAGGCAGATATGTACCAAAAAGTGTTCCGATATCTTTCCTGCTAGCCGGTTCCCCTGTCATTGTGGCAACCTTGTGGGATGTACCACAAGATATTAGCCAGTTTGTGAAGGCAATGTTAGAAAGTTTCTGGAGAGAGAGGAGTGATGATGTTAAACCAGAGAGAATTGGGTCGCTCATGGCTGATGCACGTTATGCCTGCGCTCAGCAATTCTTGACAGGGGCTGCCATCGTGTGTTATGGTGTCCCAACTGCTATCACAAcaaagaggaagaaaaaaaaatacttgaagccaatgtttgaaatttgttttgataTACTAGGAGGGCATTCAAAATATTGA
- the LOC106415125 gene encoding separase-like isoform X2, protein MTSHGSSMDWLRLIITVSNRGGFKAVSENAAWDKVGQESGLGLGAKLIYVKYLAALARWLNSDSSPGLPGTSKDLIARLRDFVSQAKSNYELRKVGAEFKWLLEKVDKDHSSPGKMKRECSVETLKWLSEAAKDPCDTSNASLPDRSKWDSYGSEEPWKQLLLFRASRTNTTDSACEKTWQKIQKMHPSLYRDSAGPSYNLRERLSSQFNERKAGKDESCGLLCSEFQAQVPDWSLIASESDSKWFDTLMPPLNKEQNNNNRLTERDPIGNGDSNKMLTMLVSAMGECALSILREPAVPQHFLDGDSLHDFCISALKIISCLVEDVIASPWISPPELIHLCASFPETGDNIKHSKKVSIAFELCIRTVWNCVRLICLKFESNSSEDFVSEKAVTDFVSEACRKSAYYLDVLEQYGELKIEELVFFILETWSLAKKLIASLPDLTPIIQQWVKIQHKRHKSPDLADSCTLFHSLLLSSQKISKIVTGNILEQEILAYEEFVPVCSKLCRANQIKIADILLKDVIITKDLFLERARVLTWKARIARAEQERVEKECVKQEGAKQEPVEQEPVKQARVEKELFEQDCVRHLSEGISNLESISNEGHETCFQLTIIYFLRALYFQETKPESKQIFEDINKSLNLCVWIQSGETMPLENVIPLLFNVIDLVSIKGWIELHQRIYDLMFRIFKGRNVRLKDALAMLWDCRRLSHALCPSPIDDAVITGLSCYFDEISESTDFWKSCLQFSKAKSIGFELSIHESDITIVEIKRTASKLDTTSKPVSSDPLPCFSSFVAASLYYDLCERELSCGNLYKALSYATEAQRIRNFLLRKWFRFSGKTTQTVEIMTFDFKKFEVSSLRDTDSWPCGTFLWDISRCYLSPWILLQCCLESVLQLGGIWELMGERDRAGNLLSWGKTVSSIQSLQPFVLAFSLALGNLYNKMQCRDLAEKELQNAKKLLTDSQKNFPCRNCKLMLEVTLDKQFGDLSQRQSESLYSAALQKICCPAWKGCINQTAEVEKPRDSKMRRGGGALIVHACEMKEQPIIRLTRSMSRSLEERPQNFPAKKCRFIDESDICDAKGLMRDTKNRICVCINRISQQHLSNEVTRSGLPNNFISLKWQFYQRRLACTVLVSLGKCLAKSGKVHQAHGAILHSIAALYNSTVSILSSPSSRSPLLDFIGKEIKGDVFGLDRARILYNLCKLSLQTYHSRSVLCDLSHIPYQTLVSLLTLAFVLSREDPILCRKISRLLAVLYLVSSIGSEFSLPCDGELSLSHWVTYYHQASLGANSNYHFLSKFMKSGRNSDKEASEEFDFLRLAPKSTDGLVKFAKNFFNGLPETTAICISVLGGTLSKLLQELLKSPQVCGWLLLSRLSSKSQQPLAVLLPIYSSLGEGGIEKMDKRWDSPWGSTVVDVVAPAFRLILKEYNFTGSQVPMEDEKLRWKEIDELELRLNKLLRNLEDTWLGPWRHLLLGESSNSKSHESTQKKLVEELRAKCNMEVNETLLKVFLGNDTAKDGDSWISQLCSKNGCCIGGHPSDHIDEENGSSISDDLRSRYRLALQLIRDSGIKLEDYNEKREPIILVLDHEIQMLPWENIPTLRRQEVYRMPSVGSISAVLKKSCYREDPSPFLVIDPRDSCYLLDPKYNCKTLQTVLEGLSEIKEIKVEAGLEPPAPSAQELNDALGNRDLFLYHGHGSGDQYIPMRKVENMNKCSAAFLMGCCSGLPYRGGRYVPKSVPISFLLAGSPVIVATLWDVPQDISQFVKAMLESFWRERSDDVKPERIGSLMADARYACAQQFLTGAAIVCYGVPTAITTKRKKKKYLKPMFEICFDILGGHSKY, encoded by the exons ATGACTAGCCACGGGAGTTCCATGGATTGGCTCAGACTTATCATCACCGTTAGTAATAGAGGCGGGTTTAAAGCCGTTTCTGAGAATGCTGCATGGGATAAAGTTGGTCAGGAGTCTGGATTAGGGCTTGGTGCGAAATTGATCTATGTCAAGTATCTCGCCGCACTTGCTCGATGGTTGAACAGTGATTCTAGCCCGGGGTTGCCTGGAACCTCAAAGGATCTGATTGCTAGGCTTAGAGACTTTGTATCTCAAGCCAAGAGCAACTATGAGTTGAGGAAAGTAGGAGCAGAGTTCAAGTGGTTGCTTGAGAAAGTTGACAAGGATCACTCTTCGCCTGGGAAGATGAAACGGGAATGTTCTGTAGAGACTTTAAAATGGTTAAGCGAGGCTGCTAAGGATCCATGTGACACATCTAATGCTTCTTTGCCGGATAGATCAAAGTGGGATTCTTATGGAAGTGAAGAGCCTTGGAAACAGCTTCTTCTGTTTAGGGCCTCAAGAACAAACACTACTGATTCGGCTTGTGAAAAGACTTGGCAG AAAATCCAGAAGATGCATCCATCTTTGTATCGGGATAGTGCTGGGCCTAGTTACAATCTAAGAGAGAGACTCAGTAGTCAGTTTAACGAGAGGAAAGCTGGGAAGGATGAATCATGTGGTCTACTTTGTTCAGAGTTTCAAGCTCAAGTACCTGACTGGTCTCTCATCGCCTCTGAAAGCGATTCAAAGTGGTTCGACACTCTGATGCCGCCACTtaacaaagaacaaaacaataataatcGTCTTACTGAAAGAGATCCTATTGGAAATGGTGACAGCAATAAAATGCTCACAATGCTGGTCTCAGCTATGGGAGAGTGTGCACTCTCGATCCTTAGAGAACCAGCAGTGCCGCAGCATTTTCTCGATGGGGATTCACTGCATGACTTCTGCATCTCTGCACTGAAG ATCATTTCCTGCCTAGTTGAGGATGTAATTGCTAGTCCGTGGATTTCACCTCCAGAGCTCATACATCTATGTGCTTCATTTCCTGAAACTGGTGACAATATAAAGCATTCTAAAAAG GTTTCCATAGCGTTCGAGTTATGTATTAGAACCGTGTGGAATTGTGTTAGACTCATCTGTCTGAAATTTGAGTCTAACTCATCTGAGGATTTTGTGTCCGAAAAAGCAGTTACTGATTTTGTGAGCGAGGCATGTCGCAAATCTGCATACTATCTGGATGTTCTCGAGCAATATGGAGAGTTAAAAATTGAGgagcttgttttttttattctagaAACTTGGTCTTTAGCTAAAAAACTCATCGCAAGTTTACCAGACCTTACACCAATAATACAACAGTGGGTTAAG ATACAACACAAGCGTCATAAGAGTCCTGATCTGGCTGACTCATGTACACTCTTTCACTCCTTGCTGCTATCTTCTCAGAAGATTTCGAAAATAGTGACTGGAAATATCTTGGAGCAG GAGATTCTTGCTTATGAGGAGTTCGTTCCTGTGTGCTCAAAATTATGTCGCGCAAATCAGATAAAAATTGCTGATATCCTTTTGAAAGATGTTATCATCACAAAAGATCTATTCTTGGAGAGAGCAAGAGTTTTAACATGGAAAGCAAGGATTGCTAGAGCTGAACAAGAGCGTGTTGAAAAAGAGTGTGTTAAACAAGAGGGTGCTAAACAAGAGCCTGTTGAACAAGAGCCTGTTAAACAAGCACGTGTTGAAAAAGAGCTTTTTGAACAAGATTGTGTTCGTCATTTATCAGAAGGAATATCTAATTTG GAAAGCATATCTAATGAGGGCCATGAGACTTGTTTCCAACtaactattatatatttcttaagAGCGTTATACTTCCAAGAAACTAAACCAGAGTCCAAG CAAATTTTCGAAGACATTAACAAATCATTGAATCTATGTGTATGGATTCAGTCTGGTGAGACTATGCCCCTGGAAAACGTGATTCCTCTACTGTTCAATGTAATTGATTTGGTCTCAATAAag GGTTGGATAGAGCTCCATCAACGGATATACGACTTGATGTTTAGAATATTTAAAGGGAGAAATGTCAGATTGAAGGATGCTTTGGCAATGTTGTGGGATTGTAGACGGCTAAGTCATGCGTTATGTCCTTCTCCAATAGATGATGCTGTCATCACGGGATTATCATGCTACTTTGATGAAATATCAGAGTCAACAGATTTCTGGAAAAGTTGCTTGCAGTTTTCAAAAGCAAAATCAATTGGGTTCGAGCTGAGCATACATGAGTCAGACATCACAATAGTTGAGATTAAACGCACAGCTTCCAAACTAGACACAACTTCCAAACCAGTCTCAAGT GATCCACTTCCCTGTTTCTCGTCTTTTGTTGCTGCATCTCTATATTATGATCTCTGTGAAAGAGAATTGTCATGTGGTAATTTATACAAG GCTCTCTCTTATGCTACGGAAGCACAAAGGATTCGAAATTTTCTTCTAAGAAAATGGTTTAGATTTAGTGGGAAAACTACACAGACAGTAGAAATAATGACTTTCGACTTTAAGAAGTTTGAAGTTTCAAGTCTTAGAGATACCGATTCATGGCCATGTGGAACTTTTCTCTGGGATATTAGCCGCTGCTACTTAAGCCCTTGGATTTTGCTCCAATGTTGTTTGGAAAGTGTTCTTCAg CTTGGTGGTATTTGGGAGCTTATGGGGGAAAGAGATAGGGCTGGAAACTTGCTATCTTGGGGAAAAACTGTTTCATCTATTCAGAGCCTACAACCTTTTGTCCTTGCATTTTCTCTTGCTTTGG GGAATCTCTACAATAAAATGCAGTGTAGGGATCTAGCAGAAAAGGAGCTCCAGAATGCGAAAAAGCTGCTAACAGATAGTCAAAAAAATTTTCCTTGCCGAAACTGCAAGCTGATGTTAGAGGTTACGTTGGATAAGCAATTTGGAGACTTGTCTCAAAGACAATCTGAGAGTCTGTATAGTGCAGCCTTACAAAAAATATGCTGCCCAGCTTGGAAAGGATGCATTAATCAAACAGCCGAGGTAGAGAAACCAAGAGACTCGAAAATGAGGCGTGGAGGAGGTGCTCTAATTGTGCATGCTTGCGAGATGAAGGAGCAGCCTATTATAAGGTTGACTCGCTCAATGAGTCGATCACTTGAAGAACGACCTCAAAACTTTCCTGCTAAGAAGTGTAGATTCATTGATGAATCTGATATCTGTGATGCAAAGGGGTTGATGCGGGACACTAAAAACAGAATCTGCGTTTGCATCAATAGAATAAGCCAGCAGCACCTCTCTAACGAAGTTACAAGATCTGGATTGCCGAATAACTTTATAAGTTTGAAATGGCAATTTTACCAAAGGAGGCTTGCGTGCACGGTTCTTGTCAGCCTTG GAAAATGTTTGGCTAAATCTGGAAAGGTTCATCAAGCACATGGGGCAATTTTGCATAGCATCGCTGCTTTGTATAACAGTACCGTATCCATCCTCAGCTCACCTTCTTCTCGCAGTCCATTGCTGGATTTTATTGGGAAGGAAATCAAAGGAGATGTATTTGGTCTTGATCGTGCAAGAATATTATACAACTTGTGCAAGTTGAGTCTTCAAACTTACCACTCCAG GTCTGTTTTATGTGATTTATCACATATTCCATATCAGACGCTGGTTTCATTGTTAACGTTGGCATTTGTACTTAGCAGAGAGGATCCGATACTCTGTCGAAAG ATTTCAAGGTTGCTTGCTGTGTTATACTTGGTCTCTTCTATAGGGTCTGAGTTCTCACTCCCCTGTGACGGGGAGCTTTCTTTAAGTCATTGGGTTACATATTATCATCAAGCCTCTCTTGGTGCTAATAGCAACTACCACTTCTTGTCAAAATTTATGAAATCAGGACGCAACTCAGATAAAGAG GCTTCTGAAGAATTCGACTTTCTCAG GCTTGCTCCCAAAAGCACCGACGGTCTTGTTAAGTTTGCAAAAAACTTTTTCAATGGTCTACCAGAAACGACAGCCATCTGCATTAGCGTGCTTGGAGGCACACTGAGTAAATTGTTGCAGGAGTTATTGAAAAGCCCCCAAGTTTGTGGGTGGCTGCTCTTGTCACGGTTGAGCTCAAAGAGTCAGCAGCCTTTAGCTGTACTTCTGCCAATTTATTCTTCACTTGGAGAAG GTGGGATTGAAAAGATGGATAAAAGATGGGATTCTCCATGGGGTTCCACAGTGGTGGATGTTGTCGCTCCAGCATTTCGATTAATATTGAAGGAGTACAACTTTACTGGTTCTCAGGTTCCTATGGAAGATGAAAAATTGAGGTGGAAGGAGATAGACGAACTTGAACTTCGTCTTAATAAATTGCTAAG AAACCTTGAAGACACCTGGTTGGGTCCCTGGAGGCATCTGCTTTTGGGAGAGTCTTCAAATAGTAAATCGCATGAGTCCACGCAAAAGAAGCTGGTTGAAGAGCTAAGGGCCAAATGTAATATGGAAGTAAATGAGACACTTCTAAAGGTTTTCCTTGGAAATGACACAGCCAAGGACGGCGACTCATGGATATCTCAGCTTTGTTCAAAGAATGGTTGCTGCATAGGAGGTCATCCAAGTGACCATATTGATGAAGAAAATGGAAGCAGTATATCTGATGACCTTCGAAGTAGGTACCGGCTAGCCTTACAACTGATACGGGACTCAGGGATCAAGCTAGAGGATTATAATGAGAAGAGAGAACCGATAATACTTGTGTTGGATCATGAGATTCAG ATGCTTCCATGGGAGAACATTCCAACATTGAGAAGACAAGAAGTATACCGTATGCCTTCTGTGGGTAGTATATCAGCAGTGCTTAAGAAAAGCTGTTACCGAGAAGATCCTTCTCCCTTCCTTGTGATCGATCCTCGAGATTCTTGTTATCTATTAGATCCGAAATATAATTGCAAAACATTGCAAACCGTGCTTGAAGGATTGTCCGAGATTAAGGAAATCAAG GTAGAAGCTGGATTAGAGCCACCTGCTCCTTCTGCTCAGGAGCTAAATGATGCGTTGGGAAATCGTGATCTTTTCCTATATCATGGGCATGGTTCTG GAGATCAATATATTCCCATGCGGAAAGTAGAGAATATGAACAAATGTTCTGCAGCTTTTCTTATGGGATGCTGCAGCGGTTTGCCATATAGAGGAGGCAGATATGTACCAAAAAGTGTTCCGATATCTTTCCTGCTAGCCGGTTCCCCTGTCATTGTGGCAACCTTGTGGGATGTACCACAAGATATTAGCCAGTTTGTGAAGGCAATGTTAGAAAGTTTCTGGAGAGAGAGGAGTGATGATGTTAAACCAGAGAGAATTGGGTCGCTCATGGCTGATGCACGTTATGCCTGCGCTCAGCAATTCTTGACAGGGGCTGCCATCGTGTGTTATGGTGTCCCAACTGCTATCACAAcaaagaggaagaaaaaaaaatacttgaagccaatgtttgaaatttgttttgataTACTAGGAGGGCATTCAAAATATTGA